In the Emys orbicularis isolate rEmyOrb1 chromosome 3, rEmyOrb1.hap1, whole genome shotgun sequence genome, one interval contains:
- the ZC2HC1B gene encoding zinc finger C2HC domain-containing protein 1B, which yields MVKLAPPVAARSQDLLACETCGRHFAQDVLLRHEPICRKVFNKKRKPFNSLKQRLQGTEILSVKKQPPPKKQPEKKSNWRQRHEDFINAIQSAKQVTKAMKEGRPLPPPPPPSVNPDYIQCPYCLRRFNEAAAERHISFCKEQATRRVFAPGQKAAKQAPANCLCSPHQGKQQMTQRREPALTSAVESLLQNRAQDAAIAGPAVQSSAEMPERTKKTSGVPFGKNTSGDSR from the exons ATGGTGAAGCTGGCTCCTCCAGTTG CTGCCAGAAGTCAAGATTTGCTAGCCTGTGAAACCTGTGGAAGACATTTTGCACAAGATGTTCTG TTAAGGCACGAGCCAATATGCAGGAAAGTCTTCAACAAAAAGCGCAAACCTTTCAATTCTTTGAAACAGAGACTGCAGGGAACTGAAATTCTCTCAGTGAAGAAACAGCCACCACCAAAG AAACAACCAGAAAAGAAATCTAACTGGAGACAGCGGCATGAGGACTTTATTAATGCTATTCAGTCAGCCAAGCAAGTCACAAAAGCCATGAAAGAGGGCcgaccccttcctcctcctccacctccaagcGTCAATCCAG ACTATATTCAGTGTCCTTACTGCTTGAGAAGGTTTAACGAAGCTGCAGCAGAGAGGCACATCAGTTTTTGCAAAGAACAAGCTACACGACGTGTCTTTGCACCAGGCCAGAAAGCAGCCAAACAGGCCCCG GCAAACTGCTTGTGTTCTCCTCACCAGGGCAAGCAACAAATGACTCAAAGGAGAGAGCCAGCCTTAACAAGTGCTGTGGAATCACTGCTTCAGAACAGAGCCCAAGACGCTGCCATTGCAG GCCCTGCTGTGCAGTCCTCTGCTGAAATGCCAGAGAGAACCAAAAAAACATCTGGTGTGCCCTTTGGAAAAAATACTTCAGGAGATTCTCGGTAA